The following are encoded in a window of Desulfuromonadales bacterium genomic DNA:
- the tatA gene encoding twin-arginine translocase TatA/TatE family subunit, whose protein sequence is MFGLGTQELIIILVLVLIIFGAGKLPQVGGAIGKGLRNFKEGMKEGEGDADAEKKKLEEKKDE, encoded by the coding sequence GCACCCAGGAACTGATCATCATCCTCGTTCTTGTGCTCATCATTTTCGGCGCCGGCAAGCTGCCCCAGGTTGGCGGCGCGATCGGCAAGGGTCTGCGTAACTTCAAGGAAGGGATGAAGGAGGGCGAGGGGGACGCGGATGCGGAAAAGAAGAAGCTGGAAGAAAAGAAGGACGAATAG